One window of Methanomicrobia archaeon genomic DNA carries:
- a CDS encoding transcriptional regulator, giving the protein MAGTQLEVLLKQGLKASLKKRFKKRRTKFDILVDILEVSRNGALKTQIVYRANLNYNRIDRYLKTLEQNGLLVNAEACYTTTEKGEEFLREYSNMRLVVT; this is encoded by the coding sequence ATGGCCGGGACTCAATTAGAAGTGCTGCTCAAACAAGGGCTGAAAGCTAGCCTCAAGAAGCGGTTCAAGAAACGCAGAACGAAATTCGATATCCTGGTAGATATTCTCGAGGTCTCCCGAAACGGTGCTCTGAAAACGCAGATCGTCTACCGTGCGAATCTGAATTACAACAGGATAGATCGGTATTTGAAAACCCTGGAACAAAACGGCCTACTCGTAAACGCGGAAGCCTGCTACACCACCACGGAGAAAGGCGAAGAATTCTTGCGTGAATACTCGAATATGCGACTGGTAGTTACCTGA